The Aggregicoccus sp. 17bor-14 genome includes a region encoding these proteins:
- the rpsH gene encoding 30S ribosomal protein S8: MPVNDPVGDMLTRLRNASRARHDKCVIPHSKLKVEIAKALKSEGFIGDYTIHEKAPQSEITVQLKYGPDRSAVIAGIKRVSKPGLRRYVNAREIPSVLGGLGIAILSTSRGVMTDSEARKANVGGELICTVY, encoded by the coding sequence ATGCCGGTCAATGACCCCGTCGGCGACATGCTGACCCGCCTGCGCAACGCTTCCCGCGCGCGGCACGACAAGTGCGTCATCCCTCACAGCAAGCTGAAGGTGGAGATCGCCAAGGCCCTCAAGAGCGAGGGCTTCATCGGCGACTACACCATCCACGAGAAGGCGCCCCAGAGCGAGATCACCGTGCAGCTGAAGTACGGCCCGGACCGCAGCGCGGTCATCGCCGGCATCAAGCGGGTGAGCAAGCCGGGTCTGCGCCGCTACGTGAACGCCCGCGAGATTCCGAGCGTTCTGGGTGGCCTGGGCATCGCGATCCTCTCCACGTCGCGCGGCGTGATGACGGACTCCGAGGCGCGCAAGGCCAATGTCGGTGGCGAGCTGATCTGCACCGTCTACTAG
- a CDS encoding type Z 30S ribosomal protein S14, producing MAKLSKIAQAKRKPKFSARAYNRCPLCGRPRAFLRKFKMCRICLRKRALAGEITGLTKSSW from the coding sequence ATGGCCAAGCTCTCCAAGATTGCCCAGGCGAAGCGCAAGCCGAAGTTCTCCGCTCGCGCGTACAACCGCTGCCCGCTCTGCGGTCGCCCCCGCGCCTTCCTGCGCAAGTTCAAGATGTGCCGCATCTGCCTGCGCAAGCGCGCGCTGGCCGGTGAGATCACCGGTCTGACCAAGTCCTCCTGGTAG